DNA sequence from the Paenibacillus azoreducens genome:
CCGGCGCATCTGTCATCCTTGATCCACGTCCTCAAGCGGGCCGGTGTTCAAATCAGTACCTGCAATGATATAATAAATGTGAGCTGCATGAGCCGTCCCAAAGCGATTGAACGTATTGTGACATCGCCGTATCCGTCATTTCCGACCGATTTGCAGTCCCAGGTGATGGTGCTGTTGTCGCTCGCCGACGGTTTCAGCGTGATGAAAGAGACGGTTTTTGAAGGCCGGTTTAAGCATGTGGATGAGCTGACCCGGATGGGGGCGGATATATCGACTGATTTAAACTGCGCATTTATCCGCGGCGTACAGCGGCTTTATGGAGCCACTGTGGAAGCGACGGATTTAAGAGCCGGAGCGGCGCTTGTGATTGCCGGACTGGCTGCCCAAGGGAAAACAATCGTGGAACAGGTGCATCATATAGACAGAGGATATGAACATATTGAGCAATTATTCCAAAATTTAGGTGCGGATATGCACCGATTTACACCGGTGCCCAAATCACTGGATTTAGCTAATTAACACCATGCTTATCCCCTCTGCCAGAGGGGATAAGAGGTATTTTGTGGAGAGAATCCTATGCCAAAAGCTCACATTCCCGTTTTAAAAGAAAACAAGCCCAAGAAAAAGTCCAGCCGGAAAGTCATTGCCGTTTTGGTGCTGTTGTTTGCCGCGATCCTGGTCGTTTTGTTCTTCCGCTCACCCGTAAGCCAGGTGACGGAGATCCAATTTACGGGCAGCACATTCTCCTCAAGGGAGCAGTTACTGAAGGCCAGTGGGCTGAAGATGGGAAGCCAATATTTTGGCGTTTCGCCTTCCAACGTTGAAAGCCAGCTGTTACAAATCAAATCGATTCAAAAAGCGGTAGTGGACAAGCATTTCCCGGGCAAAATCAGCGTGAGCATCCAAGAGTACCCGACAGTGGCTTACGAACTGGGGGCTGACGGGAAACTCGATGCGATTCTGGCCAGCGGTTCCAAAGTTGCCGTAAACAGCAGCGGTATCGCTGTGGAGAAGCCGATTTTGACCAAATGGAGCGCCGATGATCCTAATAAAGCCAAGCTGTGCAAGGTGCTGGGGCAAATCCCGAATGAGCTGACCTCGGATATTTCTGAGATTATGCCTTCTCCAACGGCCTCTTTTCCAGACAGAATCAAGATGTACACCAGATCCCGTTTTATTGTGATCACTTCGATCTCGCTTTTGACCGATAAAATCGAATATTTGAATCAGGTGATCGAGACGGCGCAGCCGGGGACCATTACGATGCTGGAGGCTGACTCATACACACCTTTTCAGCCTGTAACGACCGAGGACCCGAGCCAAAAAGCCACTACTCATGGCAACTAAAAAATGTTACAATTAATTTTATGGGTTATCTATACAGTTCGAACTAAATTTTGTTTTTTTAATGCCGATAAAGTTATTCGGAGAGAAAAGGTGTTTGTTCGTTTTGTCATTGAAGTATCCCTCTTTTTTCTTTAAATTTTTATATTGGATTAGTAAAAGTTGGCATCGAAAAAATTGTAGAAAAAAGAGGGATCGATTATTCTATGTTGAATATGTAGAATTGAGTGTTTGAGTCATTTGGGAAGATATTTTAGAAAACAGGAGGTGCCACAGTTGAGCAACAATGACATCATTGTTAGTTTGGACATCGGTACATCCAAAGTTCGTGCTATTATTGGGGAAGTGAATAATGGAACCTTTAATATTATTGGAGTTGGATCTGCCGACTCGGAAGGAATTCGCAAAGGTGCGATTGTAGATATTGACCAGACAGTTCAATCTATCCGCAGTGCCGTTGATCATGCGGAACGCATGGTCGGTATTGAAATATCGGAGGTTTATGTCGGCATTTCGGGCAATCATATCGGACTTCAATCCAGCCACGGTGTCGTGGCAGTATCGAACGAGGATCGGGAAATTGGCGAGGAGGATATTGAACGCGTGCTTAAAGCCGCGGAGGTTGTGGCTCTTCCGCCTGATCGGGAAATCATTGATGTGGTTGCAAAACAATACGTAGTAGACGGCCTGGAGGGAATTCATGATCCGCGCGGCATGATCGGCGTCCGGTTGGAAGTCGAAGCCATCATCATTACAGGCGCGAAGACGGCCATACATAATCTGTTGCGCTGCGTTGAAAAATCAGGTCTCAAAATTAAAGATCTGGTTCTCATGTCTTTAGGGGCGGGACAACTTGCCTTATCTAAGGATGAGAAAACGATGGGCTCGGTATTGGTCGATATCGGTGCAGGATCTACGACAATCGCCATTTTTGAAGAAGGCACCATGGTTTCAACGTCTACACTGCCGATTGGCGGTGAATTTGTGACTAATGATATCGCTTATGGCCTGCGGACGCTGACGGATCAGGCGGAGAAGGTCAAGCTGAAATACGGCTGCGCCCTGATGGCGGATGCCGCTCCTGACGTTACCTTCAAAGTTGTCCGTATCGGCAGCAATGTGGAGAAAGAATTCAACCAAGAAGATTTGGCTGCGATCATTGAGCCGCGGGTACAGGAAATATTCCATCTAATCCGTGAAGAAGTGAAACGTCTTGGTTACGTTGAGCTCCCAGGGGGTTATATACTTACTGGCGGCACTGTATCCATGCCAGGAGTTTTGCAGGTTGCCCAGAGCGAACTCGCAACATCCGTCAGAATTGCCGTGCCTGATTATATTGGTGTAAGAGACCCTGGTTATACCAGCGGTGTCGGCATTTTGCACAACGTCATGCGCAGCATCCGATTGCGCAGCACAAGCGGCGCAAACGTGAGCAGTGCGGGCAACAAGAAAACAGTGAACCGCCCTAAAGCGAGTCCTGCTTCGAATCCGGAGACCGCCCAGAAACCCGGCTTTATTGAAAGATTGAAAAATATTTTCAGTGATTTCATATAGGCTAAATAAAGTGGACGGGCCATCCATGCACAATGAGGGGGAGATGGAAAAGTATGTTGGAATTTGATTTTGAAATGGAGAGCTTGGCGCAGATTAAAGTAATTGGAGTAGGTGGCGGCGGAAGCAACGCCGTTAACCGCATGATTGAAAATGGCGTACAAGGCGTGGAATTCATTACGGTGAATACCGACGCCCAAGCTTTACATATGGCCAAATCGGAACATAAACTGCAAATCGGGGATAAATTGACCCGCGGTCTTGGTGCCGGAGCCAACCCTGAAGTGGGCAAAAAGGCGGCTGAAGAGTCGCGTGAATTGATCATGAATACCCTCAAAGGTGCTGACATGGTGTTCGTTACCGCTGGTATGGGCGGCGGCACAGGAACAGGCGCTGCTCCGGTCATTGCGGAAGTCGCAAAAGAATGTGGAGCATTGACCGTAGGCGTGGTGACACGCCCGTTTACATTTGAAGGGCCCAGACGTTCCAAACAGGCCGTATTGGGTATTGATGCTCTCAGAGAAAAAGTCGATACGCTGATTGTTATTCCTAATGATCGACTCTTGGAAATCGTAG
Encoded proteins:
- a CDS encoding cell division protein FtsQ/DivIB, coding for MPKAHIPVLKENKPKKKSSRKVIAVLVLLFAAILVVLFFRSPVSQVTEIQFTGSTFSSREQLLKASGLKMGSQYFGVSPSNVESQLLQIKSIQKAVVDKHFPGKISVSIQEYPTVAYELGADGKLDAILASGSKVAVNSSGIAVEKPILTKWSADDPNKAKLCKVLGQIPNELTSDISEIMPSPTASFPDRIKMYTRSRFIVITSISLLTDKIEYLNQVIETAQPGTITMLEADSYTPFQPVTTEDPSQKATTHGN
- the ftsA gene encoding cell division protein FtsA; translated protein: MSNNDIIVSLDIGTSKVRAIIGEVNNGTFNIIGVGSADSEGIRKGAIVDIDQTVQSIRSAVDHAERMVGIEISEVYVGISGNHIGLQSSHGVVAVSNEDREIGEEDIERVLKAAEVVALPPDREIIDVVAKQYVVDGLEGIHDPRGMIGVRLEVEAIIITGAKTAIHNLLRCVEKSGLKIKDLVLMSLGAGQLALSKDEKTMGSVLVDIGAGSTTIAIFEEGTMVSTSTLPIGGEFVTNDIAYGLRTLTDQAEKVKLKYGCALMADAAPDVTFKVVRIGSNVEKEFNQEDLAAIIEPRVQEIFHLIREEVKRLGYVELPGGYILTGGTVSMPGVLQVAQSELATSVRIAVPDYIGVRDPGYTSGVGILHNVMRSIRLRSTSGANVSSAGNKKTVNRPKASPASNPETAQKPGFIERLKNIFSDFI